One Candidatus Hydrogenedentota bacterium genomic region harbors:
- a CDS encoding MFS transporter yields MENETLQQPAGRKRRVIPYLRWWMGGMLFLVTVINYIDRQTLNALSPILKQEFNWTNEDYAFILNSFRVAYTIMQSVFGRILDTVGTQRGLFLSVVFYTIIAACTALANGKGSFAAFRFLLGCGEAANNPAGSKAVSEWFPAKERAWACALFDSGSSIGGALAPFIVITIYHIFDSWRPAFVLTAALGLIWLVLWRKFYRLPEEHPNISPE; encoded by the coding sequence GTGGAGAACGAGACACTGCAACAACCGGCGGGGCGAAAACGCCGTGTCATACCTTACTTGCGGTGGTGGATGGGAGGCATGCTCTTTCTCGTCACCGTGATCAATTACATCGATCGGCAGACGCTGAACGCCCTATCGCCCATTCTCAAGCAAGAGTTCAATTGGACCAACGAAGACTACGCGTTCATTCTGAATTCCTTTCGAGTCGCGTACACGATCATGCAATCGGTGTTCGGGCGCATTCTCGACACGGTGGGTACTCAACGAGGACTCTTCCTGAGCGTTGTCTTCTACACCATCATTGCTGCGTGCACTGCTCTCGCCAACGGCAAAGGCAGTTTCGCGGCGTTCCGGTTTCTGTTGGGGTGCGGCGAAGCGGCCAACAATCCCGCGGGATCGAAGGCCGTATCGGAATGGTTTCCCGCCAAGGAACGAGCATGGGCTTGCGCCTTGTTCGATAGCGGTTCTTCGATAGGCGGAGCGCTTGCGCCGTTTATCGTCATCACGATCTACCATATATTTGACAGTTGGCGGCCTGCCTTCGTGCTTACGGCTGCGCTTGGGCTCATATGGCTTGTATTGTGGCGCAAGTTCTACCGCTTACCTGAAGAACATCCCAATATCTCGCCCGAAGA